Part of the Streptomyces sp. HSG2 genome, CCGCCACGGCGATGGCGGTGCTTCCGGCCACCAGGAGGAGCAGCGGCATCACGTCCATCGCCCTCGACCGCCTCGCTGTCCGCGCCGTCTTCCGCCCACCCGTCGTAACCTGGCACGCATGGAACAGTGCACGCACGTCGACGCGCTGCCGCGGCCGGAACCGGCGCCCCGGACGGGCACCTGCCCGGAGTGCCTGGCGGAGGGCACCGAGCCCGTCCAACTGAGGTTGTGCCTCACCTGCGGTCATGTGGGCTGCTGCGACTCGTCGCCGGGGCGACACGCCACACGCCACCACGTGGAGACCGCGCATCCGGTGATGCGCAGCCACGAACCCGGCGATCGGTGGCGGTGGTGCTATCCGGATCACAGGCTCGTATGACCCGTGTTCCGGACGGTTCGACCCCTCGACGGCTGGGTACGTCAACCCGGCGCGCGCTCTTCCGATTTGAGCCCGCCCACCCCCTAGCCACTGTACGTGTTCAGGTGTTTACTATGCGTGACGGCAAGGGGTTGGGGTCTCGGGGACAGGAAGTTCGGAGCGCGGTAACGTCACGGTTGAACCACCTATCGCGCCACCGCGTTACCCGAGGGGCGACCCTCGACCTTGACATGCTTGTACCACCTTGGAGGTGAGGGTGTCCCAGATCGCAGGCGAGCCCGCGACCCAGGACTTCGTGGAAGTCCGGCTGCCGGCCGCGGGTGCCTACCTGTCGGTGCTGCGTACGGCGACGGCCGGCCTCGCGGCCCGTTTGGACTTCACCCTCGACGAGATCGAGGATCTTCGCATCGCGGTCGACGAGGCCTGCGCGATCCTGTTGCAGCAGGCCGTGCCCGGCTCGGTCCTGAGCTGCGTCTTCCGCCTCATCGACGACTCGCTCGAGGTCACCGTCTCGGCTCCGACCACGGACGGCCACGCCCCCTCGCGGGACACCTTCGCCTGGACGGTCCTCTCCGCGCTGGCGGGGAAGGTCTCCTCGGCCGTGGACGAGGACCGGACCGTGTCGATAAGCCTCTACAAGCAGCGCGGCGCGGGACCCGGGCCGGCGTGAGGGACGGGGGACGGTCCGGTGCGTGACGAAGAGCGCGGCGCACGCGGGACGCCCGCCGAGGGCAGCCGCCCGCGAGGCGGGGCCGGGCGGGCTCCGGACGGCTTCGACGCCATCCCCGAGCAGGCCCGGCCACACCCCGAGGACTCCTCGGAGTCGCCGCCGGGGGCGGAGGAGCCCCGCGTCGACGGCGGACCCCCGTCCACTCGGCCCGACCGGCCGGAGGCCAGGGCCCCGGGAAGGCGTACGGGCGACAGGACGGCCGAGCACGAGAGGAACCCGGAGGAGCGCGGGCCGCGCGCGCGGTTCTCCCCCGCCTCCCGCCACGACCCGCGAGAGCGCGGCAACGCCCGCGCCCTCTTCACGGAACTGCGCGGGTTGCCCAAGGACAGTCCCGAGTACGCGCGACTGCGCAACCGGCTGGTGCGCATGCACCTGCCGCTCGTGGAGCACCTCGCCCGCCGCTTCCGCAACCGCGGCGAGCCCTTGGACGACCTCACCCAGGTCGCCACGATCGGGCTGATCAAGTCGGTCGACCGTTTCGACCCGGACCGGGGTGTGGAGTTCTCCACGTACGCGACACCGACCGTCGTGGGCGAGATCAAGCGACACTTCCGGGACAAGGGCTGGGCGGTCCGGGTGCCGCGCCGGCTGCAGGAGCTTCGGCTCGCGCTGACGACGGCGACCGCGGAGCTCTCGCAGTTGCACGGCCGCTCCCCCACGGTCCACGAGCTGGCGGAGCGGCTCGGGATCTCCGAGGAGGAGGTCTTGGAGGGCCTGGAGTCGGCCAACGCCTACTCCACGCTGTCCCTGGACGTGCCCGACACCGACGACGAGTCGCCGGCCGTCGCCGACACGCTGGGCGCGGAGGACGAGGCGCTGGAAGGAGTGGAGTACCGGGAGTCGCTCAAGCCACTGCTGGAGGATCTCCCTCCCCGGGAGAAGCGCATCCTGCTGCTGCGGTTCTTCGGCAACATGACCCAGTCCCAGATCGCGCAGGAGGTCGGGATCTCCCAGATGCACGTGTCTCGCCTGCTGGCCCGCACCCTGGCCCAGCTCCGGGAGAAGCTGCTGGTCGAGGAGTAGCCGCGGGAGGGTGTCGGGTCCCCGCCCGGTCCGCGCCTCGTCGAGGTGGGGCGCCCGGCGCGTCGGGGGAGGCGTCGCACCGCGGCGGCGGAAGACAGACGGGCCCCCCTCGGGCGGCCGACGCGACCGCCGAGCCCCGCCCCTAGCCTCGCTCCCGGCCCGGACCCCGGATGTCGAGAGCCCGGGTGGTCTCCGGATTGACCAGGAGCACCAGGGCCGTCACGGCGACGACACCGAGCACGATCCCCGCCGGGATGGCGACGCTGTCGGCCTGGAGGAGGTTGTAGGCCACGGGCAGCGCGAGGAGCTGGGTGATCACCGCGGGGCCCCGGCTCCAGCCCCGTCGAGCCAGCAGGCCGCGCGCGGCGAGCAGCGGAAGCAACGCGAGGACGATCAGGGTGACCCCTCCGGTGACGGCGGCCGTTGCGTCGTCGGCGTGATCGCCGAACACCGTGGCGAGCATCCACCCGCCGCCGACCAGGAGCGCCAGCCCCTCCAGTCCGGCGAGCGCGGCGACCGCCGTGAGCCGTCCCGGGCGGGGTTCGGGGAGCGCGGTGGGGGAGTCGTCGCGCTCGTGGGCGGAGGTCTGCTCGCTGGTCACCTCTGCAGGGTAGCCCGGGCGGGCTTGGGACCGGACCGGCGCCCGATGGAGCGGAATATCCGATTCCCGGCCTCGCCCGGGATCGAGTACCGCCCGGTAGGTACCCTGCAACCCATGCGCGCTCTCCTCGTGATCAATCCCGCCGCCACCACCACGAGTGCGCGTACCCGAGACGTCCTGGTCCACGCCTTGGCCAGCGAGATGAAGCTGGAGGCGGTGACGACCCAGTACCGGGGGCACGCGCGGGACCTCGGCCGGCGGGCGGCGGAGGCGGCCGACGTCGACCTGGTGGTGGCCCTGGGGGGCGACGGCACGGTCAACGAGGTGGTGAACGGCCTCCTGCACGCCGGCCCTGCGCCCGCACGCCTGCCCGGGCTCGCGGTGGTCCCCGGGGGTTCCACCAACGTCTTCGCCCGGGCCCTGGGGCTTCCCAATCACGCGGTCGAGGCCACCGGCGCCCTTCTGGACGCGCTGCGCGAGGGGCGAGAACGGACCGTGGGACTGGGGTTGGCCTCCGGAACGCCGGGCTCGCGGGACGAGAACGTCCCAGCGCGCTGGTTCACCTTCAACGCGGGTCTGGGATTCGACGCCGGCGTGGTGGGTCGGGTCGAACAGCACCGCGAGCGTGGCACGAAGTCGACGCACGCCCTCTACGTGCGCCAGGTGATGCGGCAGTTGCTGGGCGAGCCACACCGCCGGGGCGGGACCATCACGCTGGAACGCGCGGGCGCGGAGCCGGTGGCGGATCTGGTGGTGTCCATAGTCTCCAACACCTCCCCGTGGACCTTCCTGGGAAACCGACCGATCTACGCCTCCCCCGCCGCCGACTTCGACACCGGCCTCGACCTGTTCGGCCTCAGCCGGCTGTCCACGGCCGCGGTCGCCCGCTACGGCGCGCAGTTGCTCGCTTCGTCCCCCTCGCGCGGCCCGCGCGGCAGGCATGCCGTCTCCCTGCACGACCTGGACGAGTTCACCTTGCATTCCAAGGCCCCGCTCCCCCTTCAGATGGACGGCGACCACCTGGGGCTGCGAACCAGCGTGACGTTCACAGGCGTTCGCCGTGCACTGCGTGTGATTGTGTGAGTAGAAGAGGCGAAAGACCTTTCAGTCGAACGTTTAGGCCAGGGTCCACCCCATGGAATTACGGCTGTGACCTACCCGACACCGAAGAATCAAAAAAAACTTTCCGGAAGGGGTTGTATCCGCCGCCGAGGTTTGCGAGTCTCTACGTGGCGATCGGGACGGCCCGCGGGATCGGCCTCCACAGATCACCAGAATCCCTCTCATGTCACAGGACTACGCCGGTTACCGGCAGTAGCCCCTTCCCTTGTTGGGGGATTCGTGAAAGCGTTCACATTCACAAGCAGTTGCACGTAACACCAAGGAGAGGTAGCAGCCATGGACTGGCGTCACCGCGCCGTTTGCCGCGAGGAAGACCCCGAGCTCTTCTTCCCCATCGGCAACACCGGTCCTGCGCTGCTGCAGATCGAGGAAGCCAAGGCCGTCTGCCGTCGCTGCCCGGTTGTCGAGCAGTGCCTGCAGTGGGCGCTCGAATCCGGTCAGGACTCGGGCGTCTGGGGTGGTCTCAGCGAGGACGAGCGTCGCGCCATGAAGCGCCGCGCCGCCCGCAACCGGGCCCGTCAGGCTTCGGCCTGACCCACCCCGCCGCCCCTAAGGCAGCCTGAGCTTGGCGGCGCGTCAGCCTCCCCACGCCGGTCCGCGGACCATGTGAGGCCGCCCCCGCCCCCGTGTCGCAGCGCGCAGTACCCTCAACGCGCAGCTTGAAGCAGCGAGCATCGGCCCCGGATCACCCCAGATCCGGGGCCCTTTGCTGCCCGGAGGCGGGCACGGGCCCTTCACGGGGATTGGGACCCCGCGGCCCGCGTCCCCGCTCCCGGCTACTCGCGCGCGGGGATCGGGATGTCCAGGATGACGCGGGTCCCGGCCCCCGGCGCCGGGATCATGTCGAAGCTCCCGCCCAGCTCCCCTTCCACCAGGGTCCGCACGATCTGCAGACCGAGGTTGCCGGCGCGGCGCGGATCGAAGTCCTCGGGCAACCCCGAGCCGTCGTCCTGCACCGTCACCAGCAGGCGCGCCTCCTTCGCCGTCCCGCCGCGGACCGCGGAGACCTCGACCGTGCCGGTGTCACCGCCCCGGAACCCGTGCTCCATGGCGTTCTGCAGGACCTCGGTCAGGACCATCGACAGCGGGGTGGCCACCTCGGCGTCCAGGATTCCGAAGCGGCCCGCGCGCCGGGTGTCGACCGCGCCCGGCGCGATCTCCGCGACCATGGCCAGCACCCGGTCGGCGATGACGTCGAACTCCACGCGCTCGTCGAGGTTCTGGGAGAGCGTCTCGTGCACGATGGCGATCGAACCCACCCGGCGCACCGCCTCCTCCAGGGCCTCTCGGCCGCGCTCGGATCCGATGCGACGGGCCTGGAGGCGCAACAGGGCCGCCACCGTCTGCAGATTGTTCTTGACTCGGTGGTGGATCTCCCGGATCGTGGCGTCCTTGGTGATCAACTCACGTTCTCGGCGGCGCAGTTCGGTCACGTCTCGCAGCAGGACCAGCGCCCCGATCCGCGTGCTCTTCGGCTTCAGGGGGATCGCCCGGAACTGGATCACCCCGTCGTTGGCCTCGATCTCGAACTCGCGCGGCGCCCAGCCGCTGGCGAGCTTGGCCAACGCCTCGTCCACCGGGCCTCGGCTCGGCGCCAGTTCGGCGGTGGTGGCCCCGAGGTGGTGGCCGACCAGATCGGCCGCGAGCCCCATACGGTGATAGGCGGACAAGGCGTTCGGCGAGGCGTACTGGACGAGACCGTCGGCGTCCACTCGGATCAGGCCGTCCCCGACGCGAGGGGACGCCCCCATGTCGAGTTGCTGGTTCTCGAACGGGAACGCGCCGGCCGCGATCATCTGGGCCAGATCCGAGGCGCTCTGCAGATAGGTCAGTTCGAGGCGGCTGGGCGTTCGCACGGTGAGCAGGTTGGTGTTCCTGGCGATCACACCGAGCACCCTCCCCTGGCGCCTCACGGGGATGGACTCGACGCGCACCGGAACCTCCTCACGCCACTCGGGATCTCCCTCGCGCACGATTCGCCCCTCGTCGAGCGCCACGTCCAACATCGGTCGCCGGCCTCGGGGCACCAGGTGGCCGACCATGTCGTCCTGGTAGGAGGTGGGGCCGGTGTTGGGGCGCATCTGGGCGATGGAGACGTAGCGAGCGCCGTCACGGGTGGGAACCCACAGGACGAGGTCCGCGAAGGAGAGGTCGGAGAGGAGCTGCCACTCCGACACCAGCAGGTGGAGCCACTCGAGGTCGGAGGCGTCGAGGGCGGTGTGCTGGCGGACCAGTTCGTTCATGGAGGGCACGGGGGGGAGCGTACCCGCAGGCCCCGACGGTGCCCGGAGGCCGAGACGCCCGCCGACCCCGACCCGCGAGCGGGGACGGGACACCCGCGGGCCGCGGCGCCGTGGAGGGACCCTCGACCCTCGCGACACCGCGACCCGGAGCGGCACGGCCGACGGTGTGCGGTGCCGGTCGGCCGAAGGTCGAGGAACCGGGACGCCGGGACGGGCCCCGTTCCTCGTCCGCCTTCCCTCGCGGGGAGGGCGGAGGTCTTTGACGGCCTTCGCACCGCACATTGTGAACCGGACCCGGACCGCTGTCCATGCCGCGGAGGCTCGGGGGCGGCCGGACACCGGGGAGACCCCGCGCGATCCCGTGGGAAGGTGCCCCGTGGAGCCGCCCGACCGCGTCGACGAGCCCCGGGGTGTGAGCGACGCGCCGGGCGGCCGAGCGAGCCCGGGCGTTCCTCGGGCGACAGGCCGGAACCCGGACCGTCGCCGGCGGATTCGCCGCTCGCCACGCCGCTGGTAAATTGGTCTACACCACACACCCGCCGGTCTTCCCGGCCCCGATCGGAAGGGGCGGTCCCCCGTGGAAGTCGTCATCGTCGCGGACGCACGGTCCGGCGGCGACCTGGTCGCCGAGGCCGTCGCGAGCCTGATCGACCGCAGACCCGACGCGCTGCTCGGGGTGGCGACCGGATCGACCCCCGCGCCCGTCTACGAGGCGCTGGCCGCCCGGGCGCGATCCGGAAGGGTGGACACCAAGGCCCTCCGCATCGCCCAACTCGACGAGTACGTGGGCCTGCCGCCCGAGCATCCGGAGTCCTACCGCGCGGTGATCCGGCGTGAGGTGCTGGAGCCCCTCGGGCTCGACGACGACGCCTTCCTCGGCCCCGACGGCATGGCAGCCGACCTGTCCGAGGCCTGCTCGGCCTACGACCGGGCGCTGGCCGCGGCCGGCGGCGTCGATCTCCAACTGCTCGGCATCGGCACCGACGGTCACATCGGCTTCAACGAACCCTGTTCCTCACTGGCGTCCCGGACCAGGATCAAGACCCTGACCCGCCGGACCCGACGGGACAACGCGCGCTTCTTCGACGACGACGAGGAACGGGTGCCGCGCCACGTGATCACCCAGGGCGTCGGCACCATACTGGAGGCGCGGCACCTGGTGCTGTTCGCCACGGGCGAGGGCAAGGCGGAGGCCGTCGCGGCCGCGGTGGAGGGCCCGGTGTCCGCGGCCTGCCCCGCTTCCGCGCTCCAACTGCATCCGCACGCCACCATCGTCGTCGACGAGGCGGCGGCCTCCGCGCTGACACGCGCCGACTACTTCCGGCAGGCCTACGCGGCCAAACCCGACTGGCAGGGACTCTGAGCCCGCGACCGCGGGCGGCCGACGCCCTCGTGTCGTGCCGGGGGCGTCGGCCGCCGGCGCACGGACCGGCCGTCGGGCGCCGGTCCCGGCCGACCGGCCTCACCCGCCCGACGCGGGTCCACCCCACCCCACGGCCTCGACCGGGGGTCTCCTCGGAGGTGAACGTTGAGCACCGAGCCCAAGGACGAGGAGGGCGCGCGGGAAGACCGAACGGCCCGCGTCCCCAAGTACTACCGACTCAAGGAGCACGTGGTCCGGCTGACCGAGTCCCAGGCGCCGGACACGCCCGTTCCGCCCGAGCGCGCTCTCGCCGCGGCGTTCGGCACCTCCCGCACGACGGTCCGGCAGGCGCTGCGGGAACTGGTGGTCGAGGGGCGCCTCCGACGGGTCCAGGGCAAGGGCACGTTCGTCGCCAGGCCCAAGGTCTCGCAGACACTGGGCCTCACGTCCTCCACCGATGACATGCGCGCCCAGGGGCGGGAACCCGCGGTCCGGCTGCTCACCGCGGAACACGTGGCGGCCGACGAGCGGTTGGCCGCGTTGCTGGACCTCCCCCCGGGGGGCCGGGTGCTCCGTGTCGAGCGCCTGCGGTCGGTCGACGGTGAACCGATGGCCGTCGAGGTCACCCACCTGGGCGCGGAGCGGTTCCCCTCGCTGCGAGACGAACTGGCCCGGGGCGCCTCGCTCTACACGGCGCTGCGCGAGGTGCACGGGGTCCGGCTCACCGACGCCGAGGAGACGATCGAGACGGCACCGGCGAGCCCGCGCGAGGCGGGCCTCCTCGGCACCGACGTGGGTCTGCCGATGCTGTCGCTCTCCCGCCACTCCTTCGACGAACGAGGACGAGCCGTGGAGTGGACGCGATCGGTCTACCGCGGGGACCGCTACAGGCTGGTGGCACGGCTGCGAGTCCCCACGCCGGAACCCTCCCGTCCCAAGAGCCCGGGTGGCGGGCACCGCGACGGCTGACGAGCCGGGGCCCGGGGCAGGCGCCCGGCGGGGGCGAGCCGGCGCGACGCGGCACCACCGGGCCCGCGCGCTCCCCCGACCCTCGGCGACGCCAACCCCGACGACGCACGGAGGCGGGAACTGTACCGGTATGCGGACAAGGGGTTCCGCTCCGCCGGCGCCATCCCCTACATTTCCCTGCGCATCGCACCCGGCGATCACCTAGGGGACGGAGAGCCGTCAGATGTCGCACACCCCGGGGGCCGACAGAGGGCCGACGGTGACGCCGACACGCGTCGTCGTCGGTGTCTGTCTCGCCGCACCGTTCGTGGCCATGTTGTGGGTGGGTTCGTACGCCAGGGTCGACCCCCGCTTCGCCGGAATCCCGTTCTTCTACTGGTACCAGATGGCCTGGGTGGTCGTCTCCACCGCACTGACGATGGTCGCGTACCGACTCTGGCAGCGTGACCAGCGCGCCCGTCGCGGAGGTGCGCCGAAGTGAACGACGGCGTGAACGGCGTCGCGCTCGGCGTCTTCGTGTTCTTCTTCGTCCTCGTCACCGTCCTGGGCTTCCTCGCGGCTCGTTGGCGGCGCGCGGCCGACGAGAACAGTCTGGACGAGTGGGGGCTCGGCGGCCGTTCCTTCGGCACCTGGGTCACCTGGTTCCTGCTGGGTGGCGACCTGTACACCGCGTACACGTTCGTGGCCGTACCCGCGGCGATCTACGCGGCCGGCGCGGCCGGTTTCTTCGCCGTGCCGTACACCATCCTCGTCTATCCGTTGATCTTCACCTTCCTGCCGCGCCTCTGGTCGGTCTCGCATCGCCACGGATACGTGACGACCTCGGACTTCGTACGCGGCAGGTTCGGCTCCAGAGGGCTCTCCCTCGCGGTCGCGGTGACCGGGATCCTGGCGACGATGCCCTACATCGCGCTGCAACTCGTCGGCATCCAGGCCGTCCTCGACGTGATGGGGGTCGGTGGCGGGGAGGACACCCACTGGTTCGTCAAGGACCTGCCGCTGCTTGTCGCCTTCGGGGTCCTGGCGGCCTACACCTACTCGTCCGGCCTGCGCGCCCCGGCGCTGATCGCGTTCGTGAAGGACACGCTGATCTACGTCGTGATCGCGGTGGCCATCATCTACATCCCCATCAAGCTGGGCGGGTTCGGCGAGATCTTCGCGGCGGCCGAGGACAAGTTCGCCACCTCGGGCTCGGGCGGCCTCGTCCCGAGCGAGGCGGGCCAGTGGACGTACGCCACACTGGCGCTGGGTTCCGCGCTCGCGCTGTTCATGTATCCGCACTCGATCACCGCCACGCTGTCCTCCCGCAGCCGGGAGGTGATCCGTCGCAACACCACGATCCTGCCGCTGTACTCGGTGATGCTGGGCCTCCTCGCCCTGCTCGGCTTCATGGCCATCGCGGCCGGCGTCTCCGTGGACAACGGCCAGTTGGCGATCCCTCAGCTCTTCGAGAACATGTTCCCGTCCTGGTTCGCCGGCGTGGCCTTCGCCGCCATCGGGATCGGCGCGTTGGTGCCGGCCGCCATCATGTCGATCGCCGCGGCCAACCTCTTCACCCGCAACATCTACAAGGAGTTCGTCCGTCCCGACGCCGACGCGGCGGCCGAGACGCGGGTCTCCAAACTGGTGTCCCTCCTGGTCAAGGTGGGGGCGCTGGTGTTCGTCCTCGGTATGGACAAGACGGTCGCGATCAATTTCCAGTTGCTCGGCGGCATCTGGATCCTCCAGACCTTCCCCGCCCTGGTCGGTGGGTTGTTCACCCGTTGGTTCCACCGGTGGGCGCTGCTGGCCGGCTGGGCCGTCGGCATGCTGTACGGCACACTCGCCGCCTACGGGGTCTCCTCCCCCACGCGGGCCCACTTCGCCGGCTCGTCGGACCGTATCCCGGGGATCGGGGAGATCGGCTACATCGGACTCACGGCGTTCGCCCTGAACGCGGCGGTCACCGTGGCCCTGACACTGGTGTTCCGCGCCGTCAACGCCCCGGACGGCCACGACGAGACCCGCCCGGAGGACTACACGGCGGACGCGGGGGACCCGGGCGTCCGGGTCGAGTCGCCGCCGGCCACCGCGGGCTCCGCCCACTGACCGATCGCCGCCCGCGGAAAACCGGGTGCCCGCGGGCGGCGGCTCGGGCACACTGCCGCGATGGACATCGACATCCGGCGGGCATCGCCGGCCGAACACCTCGCTCTCGGCGAGATCACCACCCAGGCCTACCTGGTCGACGGACACCTCGATTTCGGTTCCGAGGACCCGTACCTGAGCAAGCTTCGGGACGTGGCCGGGCGGGCGGACTCCGCCGAGGTCCTCGTCGCCGTGGACGGGGCCGAACTGCTCGGCGGGGTGACCCTCGCCCTCGCCGGAGGACCGATGGCTGAGCTGGCGACCGAGGGCGAGGCCGAGATCCGCATGCTCGCCACCACCCCGGCGGCCCGCCGCCGCGGCGTCGGCGAGGCGCTCGTGCGCGCCTGCCTGGAGTCGGCCCGGGAGTCGGGCCGACTCCGCGTCGTCCTGTCGACCCAGCCGTCGATGCACGCCGCCCACCGGCTCTACGAACGACTGGGCTTCGTCCGCGCGCCGGGGCGGGACTGGAACCCGCTCCCGGAGCGCGACGGTTTTCGCCTGATCGTCTACGAGACGTCCGTGTGAGGGCGTGCGAGGCTCCACGCCGGCGGGCCGGAAGGCGGATCCAGGGCCCGTACACCGCGCCGGGACCGGGGCACGGGCCCCGCACGACCGGTCTCAATCGGCCTCCCGACGCGGGCCACCGCGACCCTCGTGGACACAACATCTGGGTGTGCCGTCGAGGCCCGACACAAGATGTATGCTCGTGCTCGCTGTCGCCGCAGGGGAATCCGGTGC contains:
- a CDS encoding UBP-type zinc finger domain-containing protein; translation: MEQCTHVDALPRPEPAPRTGTCPECLAEGTEPVQLRLCLTCGHVGCCDSSPGRHATRHHVETAHPVMRSHEPGDRWRWCYPDHRLV
- a CDS encoding anti-sigma regulatory factor, coding for MSQIAGEPATQDFVEVRLPAAGAYLSVLRTATAGLAARLDFTLDEIEDLRIAVDEACAILLQQAVPGSVLSCVFRLIDDSLEVTVSAPTTDGHAPSRDTFAWTVLSALAGKVSSAVDEDRTVSISLYKQRGAGPGPA
- a CDS encoding RNA polymerase sigma factor SigF, encoding MRDEERGARGTPAEGSRPRGGAGRAPDGFDAIPEQARPHPEDSSESPPGAEEPRVDGGPPSTRPDRPEARAPGRRTGDRTAEHERNPEERGPRARFSPASRHDPRERGNARALFTELRGLPKDSPEYARLRNRLVRMHLPLVEHLARRFRNRGEPLDDLTQVATIGLIKSVDRFDPDRGVEFSTYATPTVVGEIKRHFRDKGWAVRVPRRLQELRLALTTATAELSQLHGRSPTVHELAERLGISEEEVLEGLESANAYSTLSLDVPDTDDESPAVADTLGAEDEALEGVEYRESLKPLLEDLPPREKRILLLRFFGNMTQSQIAQEVGISQMHVSRLLARTLAQLREKLLVEE
- a CDS encoding diacylglycerol kinase family protein, with translation MRALLVINPAATTTSARTRDVLVHALASEMKLEAVTTQYRGHARDLGRRAAEAADVDLVVALGGDGTVNEVVNGLLHAGPAPARLPGLAVVPGGSTNVFARALGLPNHAVEATGALLDALREGRERTVGLGLASGTPGSRDENVPARWFTFNAGLGFDAGVVGRVEQHRERGTKSTHALYVRQVMRQLLGEPHRRGGTITLERAGAEPVADLVVSIVSNTSPWTFLGNRPIYASPAADFDTGLDLFGLSRLSTAAVARYGAQLLASSPSRGPRGRHAVSLHDLDEFTLHSKAPLPLQMDGDHLGLRTSVTFTGVRRALRVIV
- a CDS encoding WhiB family transcriptional regulator; protein product: MDWRHRAVCREEDPELFFPIGNTGPALLQIEEAKAVCRRCPVVEQCLQWALESGQDSGVWGGLSEDERRAMKRRAARNRARQASA
- a CDS encoding PAS domain-containing sensor histidine kinase, translated to MNELVRQHTALDASDLEWLHLLVSEWQLLSDLSFADLVLWVPTRDGARYVSIAQMRPNTGPTSYQDDMVGHLVPRGRRPMLDVALDEGRIVREGDPEWREEVPVRVESIPVRRQGRVLGVIARNTNLLTVRTPSRLELTYLQSASDLAQMIAAGAFPFENQQLDMGASPRVGDGLIRVDADGLVQYASPNALSAYHRMGLAADLVGHHLGATTAELAPSRGPVDEALAKLASGWAPREFEIEANDGVIQFRAIPLKPKSTRIGALVLLRDVTELRRRERELITKDATIREIHHRVKNNLQTVAALLRLQARRIGSERGREALEEAVRRVGSIAIVHETLSQNLDERVEFDVIADRVLAMVAEIAPGAVDTRRAGRFGILDAEVATPLSMVLTEVLQNAMEHGFRGGDTGTVEVSAVRGGTAKEARLLVTVQDDGSGLPEDFDPRRAGNLGLQIVRTLVEGELGGSFDMIPAPGAGTRVILDIPIPARE
- the nagB gene encoding glucosamine-6-phosphate deaminase; translated protein: MEVVIVADARSGGDLVAEAVASLIDRRPDALLGVATGSTPAPVYEALAARARSGRVDTKALRIAQLDEYVGLPPEHPESYRAVIRREVLEPLGLDDDAFLGPDGMAADLSEACSAYDRALAAAGGVDLQLLGIGTDGHIGFNEPCSSLASRTRIKTLTRRTRRDNARFFDDDEERVPRHVITQGVGTILEARHLVLFATGEGKAEAVAAAVEGPVSAACPASALQLHPHATIVVDEAAASALTRADYFRQAYAAKPDWQGL
- a CDS encoding GntR family transcriptional regulator, with the translated sequence MSTEPKDEEGAREDRTARVPKYYRLKEHVVRLTESQAPDTPVPPERALAAAFGTSRTTVRQALRELVVEGRLRRVQGKGTFVARPKVSQTLGLTSSTDDMRAQGREPAVRLLTAEHVAADERLAALLDLPPGGRVLRVERLRSVDGEPMAVEVTHLGAERFPSLRDELARGASLYTALREVHGVRLTDAEETIETAPASPREAGLLGTDVGLPMLSLSRHSFDERGRAVEWTRSVYRGDRYRLVARLRVPTPEPSRPKSPGGGHRDG
- a CDS encoding DUF3311 domain-containing protein, which produces MSHTPGADRGPTVTPTRVVVGVCLAAPFVAMLWVGSYARVDPRFAGIPFFYWYQMAWVVVSTALTMVAYRLWQRDQRARRGGAPK
- a CDS encoding sodium:solute symporter family protein, which produces MNDGVNGVALGVFVFFFVLVTVLGFLAARWRRAADENSLDEWGLGGRSFGTWVTWFLLGGDLYTAYTFVAVPAAIYAAGAAGFFAVPYTILVYPLIFTFLPRLWSVSHRHGYVTTSDFVRGRFGSRGLSLAVAVTGILATMPYIALQLVGIQAVLDVMGVGGGEDTHWFVKDLPLLVAFGVLAAYTYSSGLRAPALIAFVKDTLIYVVIAVAIIYIPIKLGGFGEIFAAAEDKFATSGSGGLVPSEAGQWTYATLALGSALALFMYPHSITATLSSRSREVIRRNTTILPLYSVMLGLLALLGFMAIAAGVSVDNGQLAIPQLFENMFPSWFAGVAFAAIGIGALVPAAIMSIAAANLFTRNIYKEFVRPDADAAAETRVSKLVSLLVKVGALVFVLGMDKTVAINFQLLGGIWILQTFPALVGGLFTRWFHRWALLAGWAVGMLYGTLAAYGVSSPTRAHFAGSSDRIPGIGEIGYIGLTAFALNAAVTVALTLVFRAVNAPDGHDETRPEDYTADAGDPGVRVESPPATAGSAH
- a CDS encoding GNAT family N-acetyltransferase, producing MDIDIRRASPAEHLALGEITTQAYLVDGHLDFGSEDPYLSKLRDVAGRADSAEVLVAVDGAELLGGVTLALAGGPMAELATEGEAEIRMLATTPAARRRGVGEALVRACLESARESGRLRVVLSTQPSMHAAHRLYERLGFVRAPGRDWNPLPERDGFRLIVYETSV